The following are from one region of the Isoalcanivorax indicus genome:
- a CDS encoding NAD-dependent epimerase/dehydratase family protein, translated as MTQHAFVTGGAGFVGGHVITLLKAQGWQVTALHRPRGNRERLEALGARPVAAQMHDVAQLTEVLPERADAVFHIAGNTSLWRRQDQSQYRDNVVGTRAVVAAALARGAKRLVHTSSISAYGIQKQPIDEDTPSTAEHDWISYNRTKYLAEQEVRKGIAEGLDAVILNPCGIIGAGDTHNWSQLISLINAGKLPGVPPGSGSFCHVGEVARAHLSAWEKGRTGANYILSGIDASLLDVVRVVCKLLDRKPPRRTVPPLLLRLAGHLYPLAALITGDEPRLTPEKVALVTNRVVASSARAEKELGFNSKVSLETMLRECIDWMRAEAML; from the coding sequence ATGACGCAACATGCCTTCGTCACCGGAGGCGCCGGCTTTGTCGGCGGCCACGTCATCACCCTGCTCAAGGCGCAGGGGTGGCAGGTGACCGCATTGCACCGCCCGCGCGGTAATCGCGAGCGCCTCGAAGCGCTCGGCGCGCGCCCGGTGGCCGCCCAGATGCATGATGTCGCCCAGCTCACCGAGGTGCTGCCCGAGCGTGCCGATGCCGTATTCCATATCGCCGGCAACACCTCGCTGTGGCGGCGCCAGGATCAGAGCCAGTACCGCGACAATGTGGTCGGCACCCGCGCGGTGGTCGCCGCCGCCCTGGCGCGTGGTGCAAAACGACTGGTGCATACCTCGTCCATCTCCGCCTACGGCATCCAGAAGCAACCTATCGATGAAGATACGCCGTCGACCGCCGAGCATGACTGGATCAGCTACAACCGCACCAAATACCTTGCCGAACAGGAGGTACGAAAAGGCATCGCCGAAGGCCTCGACGCCGTCATCCTGAATCCCTGCGGCATCATTGGCGCGGGCGATACCCATAACTGGTCGCAGCTGATTTCGCTGATCAATGCGGGCAAGTTGCCCGGCGTACCGCCCGGCAGCGGCAGCTTCTGCCATGTCGGCGAGGTCGCCCGTGCCCATCTGAGTGCCTGGGAAAAGGGCCGCACCGGCGCCAACTACATTTTGTCAGGCATTGATGCCAGCCTGCTGGACGTTGTGCGCGTCGTCTGTAAACTGCTGGACCGCAAGCCGCCCAGACGCACGGTGCCACCCTTGCTGTTACGTCTGGCCGGGCATCTTTATCCGCTCGCCGCCCTGATCACCGGCGACGAGCCCCGACTGACGCCGGAAAAGGTGGCGCTGGTCACCAACCGCGTTGTCGCCAGCAGCGCCAGAGCCGAAAAGGAACTGGGCTTCAACAGCAAGGTATCTCTGGAAACCATGCTCAGGGAATGCATCGACTGGATGCGTGCGGAAGCCATGCTGTAA
- a CDS encoding YaeQ family protein — protein MALSATVFHADIDIADTDRNHFGHERLTLALHPSETPQRMVARLLAWCLFPEPALTFGSGLSTRDEADLLARDLHDNISHWVDVGEPDADRVRKACLRAARVTVIPYGRQWPQWWKRVEKDVRKQSRASVCVLPWDAVDTLARDLPRTFAWQVNVSDGSLYIADHRGEMVTVTPASTD, from the coding sequence ATGGCACTGAGCGCAACGGTCTTTCACGCCGATATCGATATCGCCGATACGGACCGCAACCATTTCGGCCATGAACGGCTGACGCTGGCCCTGCACCCCTCGGAGACACCGCAACGGATGGTGGCGCGCCTGCTGGCCTGGTGCCTGTTCCCCGAACCGGCACTGACTTTCGGCAGCGGCCTGTCCACGCGCGACGAGGCCGATCTGCTGGCCAGGGACCTGCACGACAACATCAGCCATTGGGTCGATGTGGGCGAGCCGGATGCCGACCGGGTGCGCAAGGCATGCCTGCGTGCCGCCCGGGTCACGGTCATCCCCTACGGGCGGCAGTGGCCGCAATGGTGGAAGCGGGTGGAAAAGGACGTGCGCAAGCAGTCCCGCGCCAGTGTCTGCGTACTGCCCTGGGACGCTGTGGATACACTGGCTCGTGACCTGCCACGCACCTTCGCCTGGCAGGTCAACGTCAGCGACGGCAGCCTGTACATTGCCGACCATCGCGGCGAAATGGTCACCGTAACGCCCGCCAGCACCGACTGA
- a CDS encoding methyltransferase yields the protein MENTTRLLERQQALLAGRHALIVDADDAALAHLPAARITLHGELASLPLDQAQVLPDVPADTDLLIIILPKSRERLDLLLAALAGSITRPTECWLVGPGKGGIRGALKQFAALCGEPESLDSARHCKLFRGTLSPHPPVTLDQFERRWHCDGLTLCSLPGVFSHGRLDDGTALLLDTLADITLHGPVLDIGCGAGILTAQLARRGLEVSAVDVSTSAVAATERSLAANDLTARVYHSDLYSGLPGGAGAPRFRTVISNPPFHDGLAHHTGITQRLISEAPRHLQRGGSLWLVANQGLPYGDWLAQHFAQVTVAQENRRFRVWHARLQN from the coding sequence ATGGAAAACACCACGCGCCTGCTCGAACGCCAGCAGGCACTGCTCGCCGGTCGCCATGCGCTGATCGTCGACGCTGACGATGCCGCACTGGCCCACTTGCCCGCGGCCCGGATCACCCTGCACGGCGAACTCGCCAGCCTGCCTCTGGATCAGGCGCAAGTGCTGCCCGACGTCCCCGCCGACACCGATCTGCTGATCATCATCCTGCCGAAATCACGCGAGCGCCTTGATCTGCTGCTGGCCGCCCTGGCGGGCAGCATCACCCGGCCCACCGAATGCTGGCTGGTGGGCCCGGGCAAGGGCGGCATTCGCGGCGCCCTGAAGCAGTTCGCCGCCTTGTGTGGCGAGCCGGAATCACTCGACAGTGCACGGCACTGCAAGCTGTTCCGCGGCACCCTGTCGCCGCACCCCCCCGTGACCCTCGATCAGTTCGAGCGCCGCTGGCACTGCGATGGCCTGACGCTGTGCAGCCTGCCCGGGGTGTTCAGCCACGGGCGCCTGGATGACGGCACCGCTCTGCTGCTCGATACGCTCGCCGACATCACACTGCACGGCCCGGTACTGGATATCGGCTGCGGCGCAGGCATCCTCACCGCCCAGTTGGCTCGCCGGGGGCTGGAGGTGAGCGCCGTGGATGTCAGCACCAGCGCCGTCGCCGCGACCGAGCGCAGTCTGGCGGCCAATGACCTGACAGCCCGGGTGTATCACAGCGATCTGTATAGCGGCCTGCCCGGCGGCGCCGGGGCGCCTCGTTTTCGCACCGTGATCAGTAACCCGCCCTTTCACGACGGGCTGGCGCACCACACCGGCATCACCCAGCGCCTGATCAGCGAGGCGCCGCGCCACCTGCAGCGCGGCGGCAGCCTGTGGCTGGTGGCCAATCAGGGGCTCCCCTATGGCGACTGGCTGGCACAGCACTTTGCCCAGGTGACGGTAGCGCAGGAGAACCGTCGCTTCCGGGTCTGGCACGCTCGACTGCAGAATTGA
- a CDS encoding DUF3336 domain-containing protein — MKRALRQLERAIEHAATYQEWHEASAEHDRRSGADDWKDIDRSRHYDYELIRNRLAQIRQARERGDVNKLVFHLHEGLHGNLGNISNPQLYRYTRTGTKRLIETYLNEVSTALDYLCDNDFEEFPFKEKLDFFQTTGQAFGQSCLMLSGGAALGLFHIGVCKALWEEDLLPSVISGSSAGSIIAAVVGSHADSELQTRLEPENLYLQAFRYIGWKGMLRGTPVLDGDHLEACLEENIPDMTFEEAYRKTGREINIPVSPYDRHQHARLLNWRTSPNVLIRKASLASCAIPGIYPPVSLWAKNLEGDKVPYIPGRKFVDGSIKDDLPIRRLARLYGVNHAIVSQTNPHVVPFISRSENNRGVVPVMTNWAIRNVAMNLRFGLELVQTRVESNDIGLIIDKARSVVQQKYIGDINLVPPRRPLGLLRVLANPSVEDVRRYIRLGERTTWPRMDMIRNTTRISRTFHDCLTRLDRMEAEKLRRLRLVSSPQVS; from the coding sequence ATGAAACGTGCCCTGCGCCAGCTCGAACGGGCCATTGAACATGCCGCCACCTATCAGGAGTGGCACGAAGCCAGCGCCGAACACGACCGCCGGTCCGGTGCAGACGACTGGAAGGACATTGATCGTTCCCGTCACTATGACTATGAACTGATTCGCAACCGGCTGGCACAGATCCGCCAGGCGCGCGAGCGTGGCGACGTCAACAAGCTGGTATTCCATCTGCACGAGGGGCTGCACGGCAATCTGGGCAATATCTCCAACCCGCAGCTGTACCGCTACACCCGCACTGGCACCAAGCGCCTGATCGAGACCTATCTGAACGAGGTCAGCACCGCGCTGGATTACCTGTGCGACAACGATTTCGAGGAATTTCCCTTCAAGGAAAAACTGGATTTCTTCCAGACCACCGGTCAGGCCTTCGGCCAGAGCTGTCTGATGCTCTCCGGCGGTGCTGCGCTGGGGCTGTTCCATATCGGTGTCTGCAAAGCGCTGTGGGAAGAGGACCTGCTGCCCTCGGTGATCTCCGGCTCCAGCGCTGGCTCCATTATCGCTGCGGTAGTGGGCAGTCACGCCGACAGCGAACTGCAGACCAGGCTCGAACCGGAAAACCTGTACTTGCAGGCGTTCCGCTATATCGGCTGGAAGGGCATGCTGCGCGGTACGCCGGTGCTCGATGGCGACCACCTGGAAGCCTGCCTGGAAGAAAACATTCCGGACATGACCTTTGAAGAGGCGTATCGCAAGACTGGCCGCGAAATCAATATTCCGGTCAGCCCCTATGACCGTCACCAGCATGCGCGGCTGCTCAACTGGCGTACCTCACCCAACGTGCTGATCCGCAAGGCGTCGCTGGCCTCCTGTGCCATTCCCGGGATCTATCCGCCGGTCAGCCTGTGGGCAAAGAATCTGGAAGGGGACAAGGTGCCCTATATTCCGGGCCGGAAGTTTGTCGACGGTTCGATCAAGGACGACCTGCCGATCCGTCGACTGGCCCGCCTGTATGGCGTCAACCACGCCATCGTCAGCCAGACCAACCCTCACGTGGTGCCTTTCATTTCGCGCTCGGAAAACAACCGTGGCGTGGTGCCGGTGATGACCAACTGGGCCATCCGCAATGTCGCCATGAACCTGCGCTTTGGCCTGGAGCTGGTGCAGACGCGGGTGGAATCCAACGACATCGGCCTGATCATCGACAAGGCCCGTTCGGTGGTACAACAGAAATACATCGGTGATATCAATCTGGTCCCCCCCAGACGCCCGCTTGGCCTGCTCCGGGTGCTGGCAAACCCCAGCGTCGAGGACGTGCGCCGTTACATTCGTCTGGGAGAACGCACCACCTGGCCGCGCATGGACATGATCCGCAACACCACCCGGATCAGCCGCACCTTCCATGACTGCCTGACACGCCTGGACCGCATGGAGGCAGAAAAGCTGCGCCGCCTGCGCCTGGTCAGCAGCCCCCAGGTATCCTGA
- a CDS encoding acyl-CoA thioesterase domain-containing protein: protein MTEVLFDRDGEVYLPTPASGSPWHPNMLHGGAVSGLFGFGVEQQATAWPDFRLGRLTMDLLRPVPRAALKLSSRLRRDGGRLKALDLALHHDGKLVASASAVLQKAHAITLPAHAPTPAVPPPGPDGLAETGIQAMLDAKGLKIPRGLHSRVQLRPVTPWNESGQGTSWLNLPVTIVAGTPLTPLVRATLLSDLSNGVAQLNLGNATGTINADINLNLFRYPDSEWLAIQAQTQLQPTGLGLVQGTLFDTRGAIGYVTQVVQSYGEFTG from the coding sequence ATGACTGAAGTGCTGTTTGACCGTGATGGTGAGGTCTATCTGCCGACGCCCGCCAGCGGCAGCCCCTGGCATCCGAACATGCTGCACGGGGGTGCCGTATCCGGATTGTTCGGTTTCGGTGTCGAGCAGCAGGCCACGGCCTGGCCCGATTTCCGCCTTGGTCGCTTGACCATGGACCTGCTGCGGCCGGTGCCACGCGCGGCGCTTAAGCTGAGCAGCCGGTTGCGCCGTGACGGGGGGCGTCTGAAGGCACTGGATCTGGCGCTGCACCATGACGGCAAGCTGGTGGCCAGCGCCAGTGCGGTGTTGCAGAAGGCGCATGCGATCACCTTGCCCGCGCACGCACCCACCCCCGCTGTGCCCCCGCCTGGCCCTGACGGGCTGGCGGAAACCGGCATCCAGGCGATGCTGGACGCCAAGGGTCTGAAGATCCCCCGGGGGCTCCACTCTCGTGTGCAGCTGCGTCCGGTGACGCCCTGGAACGAGAGCGGGCAGGGCACCAGTTGGTTGAACCTGCCGGTGACCATCGTTGCCGGGACGCCGCTGACGCCGCTGGTACGGGCGACCTTGCTGAGTGATCTGAGCAACGGCGTGGCGCAGCTCAATCTGGGCAATGCCACCGGTACCATCAATGCGGATATCAACCTGAACCTGTTTCGGTATCCCGACAGCGAGTGGCTGGCGATCCAGGCACAGACGCAGCTGCAGCCAACGGGCCTCGGGCTGGTGCAGGGCACACTGTTCGATACCCGCGGGGCCATCGGCTATGTGACCCAGGTGGTGCAAAGCTACGGCGAATTTACCGGCTGA
- a CDS encoding hybrid sensor histidine kinase/response regulator, protein MGQHWRAYRQQNPLAFRLMGAIVLISSVITLVAVLLLLGREYRTGVSSLERQLEQLETSTLPAISLALWNFDEAQLQAQLDALARLPEIDIAQVAWQHWDGASRSLAAGDRWEGLHQETLPLRYTRDDGSVEYLGDLVLSLTHAPIHQRVAEHAVFIALFQTLKTLLIAFIIIALMRFMLTRHLRRIATYARGLSLQTLDTPLTLERDQNERDELQDIADALNHMRDSLRMDIARREETEIALRHEQQQRLAEQEKSIRAESASRAKSHFLATMSHEIRTPMNGIIGILDLLTSTQLDERQRHYLHLMQHSSENLLAILNDILDYSKIEAGQLTLEHIPLDLQLLVEDAVTAFAGIARQQGLELVLDVQLRHARQVQGDPLRIRQILLNLINNALKFTRAGHVLVRVKEHNDSGQVRIDVEDSGIGIQPDQMQVIFDAFTQADDSTSRRFGGSGLGLALCQKLAREMGGDITANSRPGAGSCFSVTLPLPHDTQQDGHPHLDPGPVLLLCPAGPAQQAMQGMLRFLGVSVTAASDPSHLDLGARYRHMLVDHALFEKLDNERREQLARYHDRVCLVAPLDTDTLPYRSLPKPVTASSLSQLLDRHGMRATEQPRISEHNRFDHLSVLIAEDNDVNRDVILAILAALRIHPVVCVNGEEAVAAYRAAGGAFDLVLMDCEMPVLDGFAATRAIRQLETDAGLPAVPVVALTAHVMEEQRQRMRDAGMNHFLSKPVRKDAVQKLLSELGLERTLQVMSFEQRNQDKP, encoded by the coding sequence ATGGGCCAGCACTGGCGCGCTTATCGTCAACAGAACCCGTTGGCCTTCCGGCTGATGGGCGCCATCGTGCTGATCAGTTCCGTGATCACGCTGGTGGCGGTATTGCTGCTGCTGGGCCGCGAATACCGCACCGGCGTTTCCTCCCTGGAACGCCAGCTGGAGCAGCTGGAAACCAGCACCCTCCCCGCCATCAGTCTCGCCCTGTGGAATTTCGACGAAGCCCAGTTGCAGGCCCAGCTTGATGCGCTTGCCCGGCTCCCTGAAATCGACATCGCCCAGGTGGCATGGCAGCACTGGGACGGCGCCAGCCGCTCGTTGGCCGCCGGTGACCGCTGGGAGGGGCTGCACCAGGAAACCCTGCCCTTACGCTATACCCGCGATGACGGCAGCGTCGAATACCTTGGCGATCTGGTGCTGTCACTGACCCATGCCCCGATCCATCAGCGGGTAGCGGAACACGCCGTGTTCATCGCCCTGTTCCAGACACTGAAAACCCTGCTCATTGCGTTCATCATCATCGCCCTGATGCGCTTCATGCTGACCCGCCACCTGCGCCGTATCGCCACCTATGCACGGGGCCTCAGCCTGCAGACGCTGGACACGCCGCTCACACTGGAGCGCGACCAGAACGAACGGGATGAATTGCAGGACATCGCCGATGCACTCAACCACATGCGCGACAGCCTGCGCATGGATATCGCGCGCCGTGAAGAAACGGAAATCGCACTGCGCCACGAACAGCAGCAGCGCCTGGCGGAGCAGGAAAAAAGCATCCGGGCAGAAAGCGCCAGCCGTGCCAAGAGTCATTTTCTGGCCACCATGAGCCATGAGATCCGTACCCCGATGAACGGCATCATCGGGATTCTGGACCTGCTCACCAGCACGCAGCTGGACGAGCGCCAGAGGCATTATCTGCATCTGATGCAGCATTCCAGCGAAAACCTGCTGGCCATTCTCAATGACATCCTTGATTACTCGAAGATCGAAGCAGGCCAGTTGACTCTGGAGCATATTCCCCTGGACCTGCAGCTGCTGGTGGAGGACGCCGTGACCGCCTTTGCCGGCATCGCCCGCCAGCAAGGTCTGGAGCTGGTGCTGGATGTGCAGCTGCGCCATGCCCGGCAGGTACAGGGGGATCCGCTCCGTATCCGGCAGATACTGCTGAACCTGATCAACAACGCCCTGAAGTTCACCCGCGCCGGGCATGTGCTTGTCCGGGTGAAGGAACACAACGACAGCGGGCAGGTACGTATTGACGTCGAAGACTCCGGCATCGGCATCCAGCCGGATCAGATGCAGGTCATCTTCGATGCCTTCACCCAGGCTGATGACAGCACCTCCCGACGCTTCGGCGGCAGCGGCCTGGGCCTGGCGCTGTGCCAGAAGCTGGCGCGGGAGATGGGCGGCGACATCACCGCAAACAGCCGTCCCGGGGCGGGTTCCTGCTTTAGCGTCACGCTGCCCTTGCCACACGACACGCAGCAAGACGGCCACCCCCACCTCGACCCGGGGCCCGTGTTACTGCTCTGCCCGGCTGGCCCTGCACAACAGGCCATGCAGGGCATGCTGCGCTTCCTGGGCGTCAGCGTGACCGCGGCCAGCGACCCCTCGCATCTGGACCTTGGCGCACGCTATCGGCACATGCTGGTGGATCATGCGCTGTTCGAGAAGCTGGATAACGAGCGACGCGAGCAACTGGCCCGCTACCACGACCGTGTCTGCCTGGTGGCACCGCTGGATACGGACACCCTGCCCTATCGCTCCCTGCCCAAACCGGTCACCGCCAGCAGCCTGTCACAATTGCTGGACCGGCACGGCATGCGCGCCACCGAACAGCCTCGCATCAGCGAACATAACCGGTTCGACCACCTGAGCGTGCTGATTGCGGAAGACAACGACGTCAACCGCGATGTCATTCTGGCCATCCTTGCCGCCCTGCGGATTCACCCGGTGGTCTGCGTCAATGGCGAAGAAGCGGTGGCCGCCTACCGCGCTGCAGGCGGCGCCTTCGATCTGGTGCTGATGGATTGCGAAATGCCGGTACTGGACGGATTTGCCGCCACCCGGGCGATACGCCAGCTGGAAACCGACGCCGGACTGCCTGCGGTGCCCGTCGTGGCCCTGACGGCGCATGTCATGGAAGAGCAGCGGCAACGCATGCGCGACGCCGGCATGAATCACTTTCTCAGCAAGCCGGTGCGCAAGGACGCCGTGCAGAAACTGCTGTCGGAACTGGGGCTGGAGCGCACGCTGCAGGTGATGTCTTTCGAGCAGCGCAATCAGGACAAACCCTGA
- a CDS encoding hotdog fold domain-containing protein has protein sequence MSQKPNPVMALYQKMEKLPAGKTLFSMAICRKAPYFGTVRPRLQTLRPNYCEALLKKRRAVENHIGTVHVIAICNGLEFAMGVVAEASIPAHLRWIPKGMDVRYTAKAETDIRVIAEVAPGAWENGPEVAVAVRALRDDDTVVVEGTIHLWVTEKPAKKSS, from the coding sequence ATGAGCCAGAAACCCAATCCGGTCATGGCCCTGTACCAGAAAATGGAAAAACTGCCCGCCGGGAAAACCCTGTTTTCCATGGCCATCTGCCGCAAGGCTCCCTACTTCGGCACCGTGCGGCCGCGTTTGCAGACGCTGCGCCCCAACTATTGCGAAGCCTTGCTGAAAAAACGCCGCGCCGTGGAAAACCATATTGGCACCGTGCACGTGATCGCCATCTGCAACGGCCTGGAATTTGCCATGGGGGTGGTGGCAGAAGCCTCGATTCCTGCGCACTTGCGCTGGATTCCCAAAGGCATGGACGTGCGCTACACCGCCAAGGCAGAAACCGATATTCGTGTCATTGCCGAAGTCGCTCCCGGCGCCTGGGAAAATGGCCCGGAAGTGGCTGTCGCCGTACGCGCCCTGCGTGATGACGACACCGTGGTCGTCGAGGGCACCATTCATCTGTGGGTGACTGAAAAACCCGCGAAAAAAAGCAGCTGA
- a CDS encoding transglycosylase SLT domain-containing protein has product MTLLAPLSRSPRQGLWALLVAGLLLVQPGSAATEREAALDPALFRAALDAARDRDFERLDTLEAALGPNHPLQGYLDFHRLRAALPGASPAEVNRYRERYADLPLAASMERVAISQYGRAGEWRKLRTFRTTPPVTDELVCYYWRAIHDQDPKKAWAEIPSLWLHGNSRPAACDPLFDAARRAGVIDDSLIWQRKLLAFRAGDPALMRHLGELLSDDMADAGLLLRQVFNQPERILDLPDGLTRVQRTQLVDAGLHRMASTDTVAALQALNTLIEHEPALSETARANAERRIAFFSTIRDLPENRAWLDRWLLAHGSDALIEQRARRAIAEQQWYHVIAWIARLPASEQQESRWQYWLGRAYQAVGEPELARHAWQQAAQRRNFWAFAAADQINVPYALHQTSAPETALPKDDAALTRIALLLAIDEPSLARDEWLRLLRQGDNATAHALANYALSRQWDALVVDAAIHAGAHNVLTWRFPRAYRDAFMAVARERDMDPYLLMAVARRESAFHSHAVSPVGARGLMQIMPGTAAQIAGWLKEEAPDNDALMVPELSIRFGATYLADLISRYQGNRLLALAAYNAGRHRVDDWLGDTTLPFDVWVESIPFRETREYVQAVLAYRVLLQRLDGEGGQRVALIEAHERHPGYHMALLQQATE; this is encoded by the coding sequence ATGACGCTGCTCGCCCCCCTGTCACGTTCTCCGCGCCAGGGCCTGTGGGCCCTGCTGGTGGCCGGACTTCTGCTGGTGCAACCCGGCTCCGCCGCGACCGAACGGGAGGCTGCGCTTGATCCGGCGCTGTTCCGTGCCGCGCTGGACGCTGCCCGCGACCGCGATTTCGAACGCCTGGACACACTGGAAGCGGCGCTGGGCCCGAACCATCCCTTGCAGGGGTACCTGGATTTCCATCGCCTGCGCGCTGCGCTGCCCGGCGCTTCACCCGCCGAGGTCAATCGCTATCGCGAGCGCTATGCCGATCTGCCGCTGGCCGCCAGCATGGAGCGCGTGGCCATCAGTCAGTACGGGCGCGCCGGCGAATGGCGCAAGCTGCGTACCTTCCGCACCACACCGCCGGTCACCGATGAACTGGTGTGCTACTACTGGCGCGCCATCCATGACCAGGACCCGAAGAAGGCCTGGGCCGAAATACCAAGCCTGTGGCTGCATGGCAACTCGCGTCCCGCCGCCTGCGACCCGCTCTTCGATGCGGCCCGTCGCGCCGGGGTCATCGACGATAGCCTGATCTGGCAACGCAAGCTGCTCGCCTTTCGCGCTGGCGATCCGGCCCTGATGCGTCATCTCGGTGAGCTGCTCAGCGACGACATGGCCGATGCCGGTCTGCTGCTGCGGCAGGTGTTCAACCAGCCCGAGCGCATTCTCGATCTGCCGGATGGCCTGACCCGGGTGCAGCGCACCCAGCTTGTTGATGCCGGGCTGCATCGCATGGCCAGCACCGACACCGTGGCGGCCCTGCAGGCGCTGAACACCCTGATCGAGCACGAACCGGCGCTCTCGGAAACGGCACGCGCCAACGCCGAGCGCCGGATCGCCTTCTTCTCCACCATTCGTGATCTGCCGGAGAACCGGGCCTGGCTGGACCGCTGGCTGCTGGCTCATGGCAGCGATGCCCTGATCGAACAACGGGCGCGCCGGGCCATTGCCGAGCAGCAGTGGTACCACGTGATCGCCTGGATCGCGCGGCTGCCTGCCAGCGAGCAGCAGGAGTCCCGCTGGCAGTACTGGCTGGGGCGCGCCTACCAGGCCGTGGGCGAACCGGAACTGGCCAGGCACGCCTGGCAGCAGGCCGCCCAGCGACGCAACTTCTGGGCCTTTGCAGCGGCAGACCAGATCAACGTCCCGTATGCGTTGCACCAGACCAGCGCACCGGAAACCGCGCTGCCGAAGGATGATGCCGCACTGACCCGCATCGCCCTGCTGCTGGCCATTGATGAACCCTCGCTGGCGCGCGACGAATGGCTGCGACTGCTGCGCCAGGGGGACAACGCCACCGCCCACGCGCTGGCCAACTACGCGCTGTCACGACAGTGGGATGCCCTGGTGGTCGATGCCGCCATCCATGCGGGCGCCCACAATGTGCTGACCTGGCGCTTCCCGCGCGCCTACCGTGACGCCTTCATGGCCGTTGCCCGGGAACGCGACATGGACCCTTATCTGCTGATGGCTGTGGCGCGGCGCGAAAGCGCGTTCCACAGCCATGCCGTGTCGCCCGTGGGGGCGCGCGGTCTGATGCAGATCATGCCCGGCACGGCGGCGCAGATTGCCGGCTGGCTGAAGGAAGAGGCACCGGACAACGATGCCCTGATGGTGCCGGAACTGAGCATCCGCTTCGGCGCCACCTACCTGGCCGACCTGATCAGCCGCTACCAGGGCAACCGGCTGCTGGCGCTGGCCGCCTACAACGCCGGGCGGCACCGTGTGGATGACTGGCTTGGTGACACCACCCTGCCGTTCGATGTGTGGGTGGAGTCCATTCCCTTCCGTGAAACACGGGAATACGTGCAGGCCGTGCTGGCCTATCGGGTGCTGTTGCAGAGACTGGACGGTGAAGGCGGGCAGCGGGTCGCACTGATCGAGGCCCATGAGCGCCACCCGGGCTATCACATGGCGCTGTTGCAGCAGGCCACCGAGTGA
- a CDS encoding FKBP-type peptidyl-prolyl cis-trans isomerase translates to MKVEAGKVVSFHYALYDSEGTLIEQSSPETPTLCLMGAGNIIRGVEAALTGREAGDHIDVQISPEDGYGHRDENMTQRLSAKYLRHAGKLRPGMRVPVQTDDGQRWVTVLKVGLKTVDVDANHPLAGQTLRFVMDIHEVRDASAEEKSHGHAHGPGGHQH, encoded by the coding sequence ATGAAGGTTGAAGCAGGCAAGGTCGTCAGTTTCCACTATGCGTTGTACGACAGCGAGGGCACCCTGATCGAGCAGTCCTCCCCGGAGACGCCGACGCTTTGCCTCATGGGTGCGGGTAATATCATCCGTGGTGTGGAAGCCGCCTTGACGGGTCGTGAAGCCGGTGACCATATTGATGTGCAGATCAGCCCGGAAGACGGCTACGGTCACCGCGACGAGAACATGACCCAGCGCCTGAGCGCCAAGTATCTGCGCCATGCGGGCAAGCTGCGCCCGGGTATGCGGGTACCGGTACAGACCGATGACGGACAGCGCTGGGTGACGGTACTGAAAGTCGGCCTGAAGACCGTGGATGTGGACGCCAATCACCCGCTGGCCGGACAGACATTGCGATTCGTGATGGATATCCATGAGGTGCGCGACGCCTCGGCGGAAGAAAAGTCCCACGGCCATGCCCATGGCCCGGGCGGTCATCAACACTGA